A window of the Pseudomonas fluorescens genome harbors these coding sequences:
- a CDS encoding LysR family transcriptional regulator — protein sequence MHFDLTDLRLYLHILDSGNITAGAARSHLSLAAASARIRAMEASLGTEFLERGRRGVTPTPAGKALAQHARVMLQQAERLQQDLAEYARGVKGQVRLLCNTTALSEYLPEVLADFLREHPNLDIDLQELPSARITHALRQGAADLGIVSDAIDTTDLQTRAFRDDPLVLILPPEHPLSDASEVSFSDALRHDFVGLHADSALAVYLEEQALHSGSRMQIRIRADGFDGVMRMVARGAGLGIVPLAAVQRATPQAFKTLPMNEGWARRKLLLCARDFAALPPYATALLQALALP from the coding sequence ATGCACTTCGACCTCACCGACCTGCGCCTCTATTTGCACATCCTCGACAGCGGCAACATCACCGCTGGTGCCGCCCGCAGTCACCTTTCGCTGGCGGCGGCCAGTGCGCGGATCCGGGCGATGGAGGCTTCGCTGGGCACCGAGTTTCTTGAGCGCGGGCGCCGTGGCGTCACACCGACGCCGGCCGGCAAGGCACTGGCCCAACATGCGCGGGTGATGCTGCAACAAGCCGAACGCCTGCAACAGGATCTGGCCGAGTACGCCCGCGGCGTCAAAGGCCAGGTGCGCCTGCTGTGCAACACCACGGCGCTCAGCGAATACCTGCCGGAGGTGCTGGCGGATTTTCTGCGGGAGCATCCTAATCTCGACATCGATCTGCAGGAACTGCCCAGCGCCCGCATCACGCATGCCTTGCGTCAGGGCGCGGCGGATCTGGGCATTGTGTCCGACGCGATCGACACCACCGACTTGCAGACCCGAGCCTTTCGCGATGATCCGCTGGTGCTGATTCTGCCCCCGGAGCATCCGCTGTCTGACGCGAGCGAAGTCAGTTTCAGCGACGCCCTGCGTCACGATTTCGTCGGACTGCATGCTGACAGCGCGCTGGCGGTGTACCTGGAAGAACAGGCCCTGCACAGCGGCTCGCGGATGCAGATCCGCATCCGCGCCGATGGTTTCGACGGGGTGATGCGCATGGTGGCCCGAGGTGCCGGGCTGGGCATCGTGCCGCTGGCGGCGGTTCAGCGCGCCACGCCGCAAGCCTTCAAGACCCTGCCGATGAATGAAGGCTGGGCCAGGCGCAAACTGTTGCTGTGCGCCCGCGACTTCGCCGCGTTGCCACCCTATGCCACAGCCTTGTTGCAAGCCTTGGCACTCCCGTGA